A section of the Chelmon rostratus isolate fCheRos1 chromosome 16, fCheRos1.pri, whole genome shotgun sequence genome encodes:
- the psmb9a gene encoding proteasome subunit beta type-9 translates to MLEETGPEWLSEEVKTGTTIIAIEFNGGVVLGSDSRVSAGASVVNRVMNKLSPLHDKIYCALSGSAADAQTIAEIVNYQLDVHSIEIGEDPQVRSAATLVRNISYKYKEELSAHLIVAGWDRRDGGQVFATLNGLLTRQPFAVGGSGSSYVYGFVDAEYRKGMSREECQQFVVNTLSLAMSRDGSSGGVAYIVTIDEHSTEEKVILGNDLPTFYDQ, encoded by the exons ATGCTAGAAGAAACGGGACCAGAGTGGTTGTCTGAGGAGGTGAAAACCGGA ACAACCATCATTGCCATCGAGTTTAATGGAGGAGTCGTGCTCGGGTCTGATTCCCGAGTGTCTGCTGG gGCATCAGTGGTGAACAGGGTGATGAACAAGCTGTCTCCCCTCCATGACAAGATCTACTGCGCTCTGTCAGGATCTGCAGCAGACGCTCAAACCATCGCTGAGATCGTCAACTACCAGCTAGATGTGCACAG TATTGAGATAGGTGAGGACCCCCAGGTTCGCTCAGCTGCCACTCTGGTGAGGAACATCTCGTACAAGTACAAGGAGGAGCTGTCAGCGCATCTCATCGTGGCCGGCTGGGAcagaagagatggaggacag GTGTTTGCAACCCTGAATGGTCTCCTGACGAGGCAACCCTTTGCAGTTGGTGGCTCTGGCAGCTCGTATGTTTACGGGTTTGTTGATGCCGAGTATCGCAAGGGCATGAGCCGGGAGGAGTGCCAGCAGTTTGTTGTCAACA cTCTCTCTTTGGCAATGAGCCGCGATGGCTCCAGTGGCGGTGTGGCCTACATCGTCACCATTgatgaacacagcacagaggagaaagtCATTCTAGGAAATGACTTACCCACCTTCTATGATCAGTGA